From the genome of Bordetella sp. H567, one region includes:
- a CDS encoding DUF2169 family type VI secretion system accessory protein, giving the protein MKTVKPFRLSLLTRPYRWQRANHLGVAVLALVELGDTPRLLPEQDLWILAGEEAGGVLDTGMPKPVPEVLATGYAYARHQQEPGACAVRLKVDGIVDKPLLVFGDRYWLDGRPDKPRPFEAMRVDWTRAYGGPDVPDNPHGIGAADEIVNGVRVRRVPNIESPQERLSAPSQRPAPAGYGALGMDWPQRACHMGSRYDQEWLENDFPGFAPDMDPRFFQAAPPDQRAAVPGTPLGGAAYEIWNMHPERQVLRGRLPDWRARCFASLQADGTALHEIALNLSTAWFFPHRDRVVLIWHGCMPIGEDDGADVRFIMPAMELADAPREMAHYAGVMARRLDSRHGALHAMLDEDLVPRELCAPWMDGTAADAGNRPSQRNQRAGAERRHAQARAELLAQGLDPERYLPALEPAQAAPALADLPEHILRMEQELEKARRGEGDMARVYADPELDGLAATAGVDVQALGRLDIGAPPAAFDPAVLRRQLREARAQPWMRQNQNGGAKAIASAGYLQAAQHFAPPPPMPPHRARRTRERLKARALAGRDARGLPLAGADLSGMDLKGMDFRGADLAGADLTDARLDGCDFTEAVLAGARFIRTSARDACFKRANLGRLTCQQADFECAELGEARLDEAVLEDCVLRGASLGGQSTRTLLRGCDLAGATLSQWMAANVILERCSLDHANIRMCAFMESALQDCDFTSARLTRVGFTRCLFSGRTTFAHADVQASAFAGGADLTGAGFTGATLRNSSLRGAILDGADFTDAMLEACDLSECLLRGADLSRIRAPRSLFVRADLDAASLRKANLIEASLSKATLRDAGLEQANLFRADVSQALIDASTRMQGAYTAGAKRYPLRRTESAA; this is encoded by the coding sequence GTGAAAACCGTCAAGCCATTTCGCCTGAGCCTGCTCACACGGCCCTATCGCTGGCAGCGCGCCAACCATCTGGGCGTCGCCGTGCTGGCCCTGGTGGAACTCGGCGATACGCCTCGCCTGCTGCCGGAACAGGATTTGTGGATCCTGGCGGGAGAGGAGGCGGGCGGCGTGCTGGATACCGGCATGCCCAAGCCCGTACCGGAGGTCCTGGCGACAGGCTATGCCTACGCGCGGCATCAGCAGGAACCCGGGGCGTGCGCGGTGCGCCTGAAGGTGGACGGCATCGTGGACAAGCCGCTGCTGGTATTCGGCGACCGGTATTGGCTGGACGGCCGGCCCGACAAGCCACGTCCCTTCGAGGCCATGCGCGTGGATTGGACGAGAGCCTACGGTGGCCCGGACGTGCCCGACAATCCCCACGGTATCGGCGCGGCCGATGAAATCGTCAACGGCGTGCGGGTGCGCCGGGTGCCCAATATCGAGTCGCCGCAGGAGCGCCTGTCCGCGCCTTCCCAGCGGCCCGCGCCGGCCGGCTACGGCGCGCTGGGCATGGACTGGCCGCAGCGGGCGTGCCATATGGGCAGTCGCTACGACCAGGAGTGGCTGGAGAACGATTTCCCGGGCTTCGCGCCGGACATGGACCCGCGCTTCTTCCAGGCCGCGCCGCCTGACCAGCGCGCCGCGGTGCCAGGTACGCCGCTGGGCGGGGCGGCCTATGAAATCTGGAACATGCATCCCGAACGGCAGGTGCTGCGCGGGCGCCTGCCCGATTGGCGGGCGCGCTGCTTCGCCAGCCTGCAGGCCGACGGCACCGCGCTGCACGAAATCGCGCTGAACCTGTCCACCGCCTGGTTCTTTCCGCATCGCGACCGCGTGGTCCTGATCTGGCACGGCTGCATGCCGATCGGCGAGGACGATGGCGCCGACGTCCGCTTCATCATGCCCGCGATGGAGCTTGCGGATGCCCCCCGCGAGATGGCGCATTATGCCGGCGTCATGGCGCGCCGCCTCGATTCCCGGCATGGCGCGCTCCATGCCATGCTGGACGAGGACCTCGTCCCGCGTGAACTGTGCGCGCCATGGATGGACGGCACCGCGGCCGACGCCGGCAATCGGCCGTCGCAGCGCAACCAGCGCGCGGGCGCCGAACGTCGCCACGCGCAGGCGCGCGCCGAGCTGCTCGCGCAAGGCCTGGATCCCGAGCGGTATCTGCCCGCGTTGGAGCCTGCGCAAGCCGCGCCCGCGCTGGCCGACCTGCCGGAGCACATCCTGCGGATGGAGCAGGAGCTGGAGAAGGCCAGGCGGGGCGAAGGTGACATGGCGCGCGTGTACGCGGACCCCGAGCTCGATGGGCTGGCCGCGACCGCGGGCGTCGATGTGCAAGCACTGGGGCGGCTGGATATCGGCGCGCCGCCGGCTGCCTTTGATCCCGCCGTACTGCGGCGGCAGTTGCGGGAAGCCCGGGCCCAGCCGTGGATGCGCCAGAACCAGAATGGCGGGGCCAAAGCCATCGCCAGCGCCGGCTATCTGCAGGCGGCCCAGCACTTCGCGCCACCGCCGCCGATGCCGCCGCATCGCGCGCGCCGCACGCGCGAGCGCCTGAAGGCGCGTGCCCTGGCAGGCCGGGACGCCAGGGGCCTGCCGCTGGCGGGCGCGGATCTGTCGGGCATGGACCTCAAGGGCATGGATTTTCGCGGCGCCGACCTGGCCGGCGCCGATCTGACCGATGCGCGCCTGGATGGATGCGATTTCACCGAGGCCGTGCTGGCGGGCGCGCGATTCATCCGCACCTCCGCGCGGGATGCCTGCTTCAAGCGCGCCAATCTTGGCCGCCTCACCTGCCAGCAGGCGGACTTCGAGTGCGCCGAGCTGGGCGAAGCGCGGCTGGATGAAGCCGTGCTGGAAGACTGCGTGCTGCGCGGCGCATCGCTCGGCGGCCAGTCGACCAGGACATTGCTGCGTGGCTGCGACCTCGCCGGCGCCACGCTGTCGCAATGGATGGCCGCCAACGTGATCCTGGAGCGCTGCAGCCTGGACCACGCGAATATCCGTATGTGTGCCTTCATGGAGAGTGCCTTGCAGGACTGCGATTTCACCTCGGCTCGGCTGACACGGGTGGGCTTCACACGATGCCTGTTCTCCGGCAGGACGACGTTCGCGCATGCCGATGTGCAGGCGAGCGCCTTTGCCGGAGGCGCGGATCTTACGGGAGCCGGCTTTACGGGCGCCACCCTGCGCAACAGCAGCCTGCGCGGCGCGATCCTGGACGGCGCCGACTTCACGGATGCGATGCTGGAAGCGTGCGATCTCTCCGAATGCCTGTTGCGTGGCGCTGACCTGTCGCGCATCCGCGCGCCGCGCAGCCTTTTCGTACGCGCGGATCTGGATGCCGCGTCGCTGCGCA